The DNA region CCTTTCTTTTGAAAGGGCCTTTCAGCATATTGGAAAAGAATACGATTTCAACTTTGACGTCTCAACGACTGATAAAATTGTTTGTAGCGAATTGATCTTTCTCGCTCTTGGTCACATTAACTGGCCGACTGAATATGTTTGGGGAAGAAATACAATTTCGCCCGATAATGTAAGTGAATTGATATTCTATCAAAACGCCCCGATCTCACTTCAATACTATCTGGTTTCCAAGAAAAAGGGATCGGCCAGAAGTCTTAACTTAGATAAGTTTGCAAAAAACTTGAATTATGAACAAGACTTCATAAACTCAACGCAAAGTAATCCTATTTATCATAAGAAGATTGATTCATGCCGAACTGTGCGAGTTAAGTCACCTTTTACAGGAGAAGTGACGACAAAACGTGTTTGTGGTGTAAAATATAAAAAATATTACTATGACGTTTTTAACAAAGGTTCTTCATGGCAGAAGTGGTACGCACAACCAAACGATTTAAAGTAATCAGAAAAAGAGTCTCTGAGTATCAGGGAAATAACTTTAAACAATTTGAAAAAGATCACTTAGAAATTATTCCAGAAATTGATTACATATGGTCAGAAGATGGGTCCAACGAACAGGGCCCACTGATCCTCATAACAAATTCCCAAACAGATATCGAACAATTTAGCGATGAAGAACTGGCAAAAACAGAGCTTTTGATTCATCCAAATTCTGGCCACGATAATCTAACAAAGGAATTTGTAGAAAAAGTAAATTTCCCAATCATTCTAGGAAATCCAATTCGCTCTCATGCTGTAGTCAATTATATTATGAGTGCTCTTTTTAAACACTTTGTTCACTTTGAACATCAAAAAGAATGGGACCCTAATCGCGAATGGAATCGATCTCTTCTAAAAGAGAAAAATATTCTTCTTATTGGTTATGGGCACATTGGAAAACTCGTCCATCAATCTCTTGGACCCCTCGTTAAAGACATTCATATCTATGATCCAGACAAAGGTCATAGTGAATTAAAGCTTGAGGATCGAAATATTGTTATTGTCGCCGCGAGCTTAAACCCGACATCCCATGGTCTCATTGATAAGAAGTTTTTAAATTCACTTCCAACAGACTTTGTTCTTATCAATCCAGCTCGAGGAAAGATTGTTAACCAACTAGAGCTGATGGAAGTCTTCTCTAAAAACAAAAGAGCAACTGCCTATCTCGATGTTTTTGAGAACGAACCCTATAGTAGCCTAGACTTTTTGGGATTAAATAATATTATGACCACATCTCACATCGCTGGCGTTTACTCTGGACTCAATAGTGAGATTGTTAAATATGAATTCGATGTCATCAATAAATTTATTGAGTATTACGATGATCTCAATGCTTTCAAAGAGCATTTTTCAGATCTATTACTACAAAATAAATTACGTGGTGATTACTTTCTATAGGAAGCTTTGCAATGAAAAATAAAATATTAAAAGATAAAATGAACGCTTATCTCTGTCCTCCGGGAAATGGAGTCTTTACTGTAAATACAGCAAAAGAGAGAAAAGAAGTTCTTCATAAAAAGATTTACGGTCAAACTCAAGAAATTGAAACTCAATGGCAAAAGTCGCTAGAGAATCTTGATGAATCTTCTAAGGCCTGTATCTTAGGGATTTGTTCCGATACAGGAGGTGGGATTCTTAGAGGAGCAAACTGGGGTCCACTCTTTTTAAGGCTTCAGCTTCTAAATGACTACCCAGAACTTGTAACGCAAGATTTAGGTGATGTTAGAGTTATCCCTCACCTTTTACATGATAAATATCTCAATGACCCAACTATAGCGAATTGTCGAAAGGCACTCTATGGAGAAGACAATTCTTCTCTTCCGGTTAGTTCACTTTCGATTGCCGAAGACTTTGTGAGTTCCTTTTATGAGAATTATCCAAAGAAAGGACTCTTCTCAATTGGTGGTGATCACTCAGTAAGTTATCCACTTGTTAAGAGTTATCTCCAATCGAGAAAGAAACAAGGAATTAAAGCAGCCGTTATCCACTTTGATGCTCATACCGACCTTCTTGTTGAAAGACTTGGAATTGATATTTGTTTTGGCTCATGGGCAACCCATATCTTAGGAGATCTCGAATCTCCAGACCTACTTTTCCAAATAGGAATTAGATCATCAGGAAGGCCAAAAGAACACTGGGAGTCGACTTTTGGTGTTCGCCAATTCTGGGCCAATGAAGTTCTCAAGCAAGGTCCATCGGCCATTAGTGCGGCAATTCTTAAAAGTCTAAAAGAGCAAAATGTAGATGAACTCTATGTTAGTTTTGATATTGATGCCCTCGATGCCAAGTACGCATCAGCTACGGGAACTCCAGAAATCGGTGGACTTGCTCCGCACGATGCTATGGTCATCCTAAAAGAACTCGAAAAAGAGTTTCCAATTAAAAGTGCTGACATGGTAGAGATTGCTCCATTTCTAGCAACAGAAAATGCAGATCAATCTGAGCCCGATTCTACATTGGCCGTAGGTGCAAGCCTGTCTGCTTTTATGATTGAGGCCATCAACCGTGCCAATACTTAAATTCCCCCCGCTCGTTCAGGCCGATGAGAATGGTCTCCTCGCAATTGGAGGAGACCTAAGTATTGACTCACTTTTATTGGCCTATATGCACGGAATATTCCCCTGGCCAATTAATGATGAATATCCGCTTGCCTGGTTTAGTCCAGACCCAAGAGGTTTAATCGAATTAAAAGATTTTCATCTTCCACGTTCTTTAAAAAAGTTCTTAAAAAAATGTGACTATCAGATAACCTATAATCAAGCGTTCAAAGAAGTTATGCTTAAATGCCAAGAACTAACAAATCGAACAGATCAAGATGGAACGTGGATCACTGAAGAAATTTTAAAGGCCTATCATGATCTCTTTCTAGCGGGATTCGCTTATAGCGTAGAATGCTGGAGTGATGGTGAGTTAATCGGTGGTCTTTATGGTGTGAAAATTAATCGTTATTTTTCTGGTGAATCGATGTTCTATAGAAAAGAGAATGCATCCAAAGTTGTTCTCTATTCTCTGTGCCAAAAATTGGATGAACTCGGAGTTGAGTTTCTCGATACTCAAATGGTAACTCCAGTTGTTGCATCTCTAGGTGGTAGAGAAATGGATCGTGATGAGTTTATCAAGCGACTCCAATCGGCAATTGCCAGACCTTTAGAGAGTGACTTTTAATTTAAAAAAAGGCCCTTTTCATAAAACTTATTCATATCTTTGTGATCGATATTTAATAGAAAAGCTAATTTTAAGAGTTGGTTTTTAAAAGACTGTTTCCAAAATCCGTTTTGATGAAATCGAATCGCCGAAGTGGTCGAATAAAAATTTAACATATGCGCTTGATAGCGTTTATTAAATTTCTGGCTAATTAACGTATCTTCAAAGATCTCCACCTCATCAAAAGAGAGATCACCCATTGCTCTTTGAACAAAGATACAATGATCTAAATAAAAAACTTCTTTAATCTTTGCTCTTACATTATTTGAATACCAAGAAGTAAAAAGAAGCCCCAGAGACCTTTGATCAAAGCGATGAACAAAACCACCCCACATTTGATCAGCGCGAAGTTTTGTTAATTGCAATAACCCCAATCGATCGACAAATGATCTTGGATGGTGAAAGAGAATCACATCGCCACATGCGCTTTTAAGGGCATGATTCATTTTTATGGCGCGAGAGGGATCTGAAAATTCTAAGGGAGAAAAGCCATAACTTGATATCAACTCACTTGTTCCATCACTTGATGAACCGACAAAGAGTATCTCAAATTGGTTACCAAGAGTTTTAAAACTGATCAGGTTCTTTAAAAAGACGGTGGACTCCATCTCATTTTTAAAGGGATAGATAATACTAACCTTCATCAGACTCACGATCTAAATTAATAATAAACTCTTTATTCTCTCCATGAGAACAAAATGAACTCTCTGTTGAAGAAATAAGGATTTTATCTGGACAGAAATCGACACAGTCTTGGCAATAAATACACTTCTCTACATCGAGATAGAGATTTGTTTGTTTCAATTCAAGGGCATTCGTTGGACATATATCCACACAGACCTGACAGTCTTTACAATAAAGTGGCGTTTTCTTTTTTGGGATGCCCCTAAAGTCGAGTGAACTTAAAAACTCTGGAGTTCTCTTATTCTTAGTAACGAGATAAAAGAGATCTCTAAAAAAGAGAATAATTGTCTCTTTGAAAGCTGCTAGAGCACCTCTTTCTTGATAGAGGTCTTTATCTAAAATCATCTATCGACCTCTCTGGTTTCAATTCCAAAGATTGAAAAGCTCGTTGATAGATCAACGAGAGATGCATCTTTAAGAAGTGTCTCTAAAGATTGCAATTGTGAATATGAAGGCGTTCTAAGCTTCACCATTGCAGGAGAATTCTTAGAAATTGGACCAATAAACATCTGCCCTAACTCTCCGTTGGTCCCCTCTATGGAGCTATAAAAAAGATCACTCTCAACGACAATTCCCTGTCTGACTTTTTCAATATACTGTTCGCGATCAACTTTTCTTAATTCTTCTAAATCTCTTAAAGGTCCCGTTTGAGACTCTCCTAAAGGCAGATTATCAAGAACCTGAAGAATAATTTGAATCGACTGAAATATTTCTTCCAAACGAACAAGATAGCGATCGTAATTTGTACCATTGATTCCTAAAGGGATTTCAAATTGGACTTCATTATAAAAGTAAAAAGGGTCAACTTTCCTAAGATCATAATTAATTCCACTTGATCTTAAACTAGGACCAGTAAGGCCATAAGACAAAGCATCTGTTGCCTCGATTTCAAATGTTTTTGTTTTACTCATCCAATGATTAGAATTTGTAAAAGACCTTTTTAACAAATGAAGGGACTTGGATAATTCCGATAAAACGCTAAGACACTTTGATATCCAACCAACAGGAAGATCACTACATACTCCACCAAGTTTTATAATACCTTCTCCATACTGAGACTTATTGTAGGCATTAAATAGTGAATGAATGCTATTTTTGAATCCTAGAAGTTGAAAACTCTCAATATCTACTTTGAATTGACTGAAAACTCTTTCAAAAACATAGAGATGACCAGAGATTCGCGATAACTCTAAAAGAACCATACGAATGGCCTGAGCTCTTTCAGTAATCGATAGGTTAAGTTTTAACTCGATGGCATGATACCAACTAAAAGCATACTCAACAGAATAAGGTGCAAAATAAGATTCTAAAAGAGATGGAATTTGAAGGTAGCTCTTAGTACGAAGCGAGTCCTCTAAAGCTATGCGATGAAATCCTGGCAAGAACTCCAATCGACATATTCGATCACCATCTAATTCAAGACCAATCTTAGCAATATTTTGTCCATGAGGACCAAGAGGGCCCACTTCCAAATATTCTCTAGACAACTCAATCTCTTCACTTACTGAAAGATCACGCTTAAATCCATTGAGTTCAGGATGCTCTTTTGAGACAAAGAGTGGACTGAGTTTTTTATGATCAGAAATGATAAATTGATTAACATACTCTCTTTCATACCAGCTCGCACTCGGATAAATATCACTAATACTTTCTCGGTAATGATGATTGAGAGGAAATGTCACGATCAACTTTTTATGAAATTCTAAATTAACGAGAACAAAGTAAATTTGAGATTCAAATGTTGCCACATCGGCCAATTGAATAAATCCATAAGTGTTTTTCAGTTCATAGAAAATGGACTTTTCAAATTGATCGACAGTTAGCTTACTTTGTAGCTCTCCTAACTGATACTTTTCTTTAAAACGTTCTTTAAGAGCAGTTTCTAAACTAGCCAACATGAGCGCAGACTCCTTTTTCAACTCTCTGATAAAGAAGCTCCATTCCCTCTAAAATCGCTTTTGAGGAGGGCCTTCCGCCTGGAATGTAGACATCTATCGGAATCAACTCATCACTCCAATAACAAGGGCGTTCACTTGAAAAATGTGATCTCGTATTTTTTGCACCTACAAAGACGACCCACTTTCGACTAGGCATCTTCTGGTAAATGTCATAAATTTCAGCAAAGAGTGCTTCTGTAATTGGTCCTCTCACAATGAGGACATCTGCTTCAAAAGCAGAGTCAGACAGAGCAAGAAAAGTTCTAACCTTAGATTTTTTGATCTCACCAAGAAGCCAAGATCCATTAATTTTGGAAATGCCAAGGGGATCGAGAACTTGAAAGAATGAAAGCCTTTTGAGGCTCATCCAGCGAATCACTTTCTCTTTGAATGTTTTTGGTTCATGAGTAACCGCGAGTTTTTCCAAAGAATATTGATCTTTGCTAAATCGGGATACTCTATCATCTTGAACGCCCAAAGGCGGTCTCCTAGTAATACGTATAGTGTCTTACTATTCTAAAAACAGCCCCTTAACTTGTAAACCTTTGTTAAAAGATATAACCATCCTTTAAGTTAATTTTTTCAGGCGAAATGGGGCTCCACGTTACATCTTCAGGAAAGATATGCTCATCTCTCTTTTTCTCACAGCTTAACTTCTTACCACTCTCATAAACCCAACTATACATTTTATTGTGACTTCCACCAATTCCCGAATCATATTCAATATAACGATAATGAGCACGGTTATTACCTTTATTACCACTCATTACTGTAATACTACGGTCAAAGGCCTTCTCAAGTTCCTCATCACTACAAGTATGCAAGAGTGCGCGAGCATTATAGAATTTCTTTCCACTGCTCAGAACAGGGTTTTCAACCCAACTTCCCTTTGAGCAGCTATAGACATAACCAAGAGATTCTAGCTGAAAGTAACTAGCAAAATAAGAAAAGAACCAGTGACGCTCAACATCATCGTTAATAGAGCTCATCTGAACAAATTTCGAACAAGTCATAAATTCTGAACGATATTTCTGATAGAAGTACTTAAAAAACTTATGAAACTTCTTAGCGTGAACGCGAGCAAGTTCCTTCTTACTTCTATTTGCTTTTATTTCACCGTTATAAACGTTACCTTTGAGTGATGGCTTCTTCGTTAGCTTTCTATATTTACTCTCTTTTTCGCCCTTTCTAATCTTTTCAGTCTCTCTAATATTTTCTACGTTACTCCAAACATAATCATAAAGAGCATGACAGCTTTTTTGCATAGACCTTGAGCTCTCAAAAGAGAAGATATGATTTGTTCTTGCGATAAAATCGAGAGTCTTTGTTAAATCCACATCATTGAGCAATCGATAAGCAGGTCTTATCTCCCCGCTCGTTTCGATAGTGGAACCGCGAAAGTTTTCCATATAGGCCTTGGCCTTTTCCCAATCAACTTTCTTTTTTAAATCGTCTAAATTTTGAACCTGAGAAAAGGACTCATCTCCATCAATAACGGCATAGAGAACCATTCTTGAGAGCCACTTAGAGCGAGAACCGCATGGGAAGCTATCGCAAAATTGCTCAACCCCACCGCCAAGGAGTCTAATTGAGTAAACATTGTCTTTGTAGCGCTCATATTCATTTAATGCACCCTTCGAAGAGAAGATATAAACTTCTTGCTTCTGACCTAGTTGATCGAGATAGCCAGGGATGAAACCAACTGAAAAATTTGGAGAGAATAAGTCGCCTCCATATCTTTTCCACGAATCCTCATACTCACAATTTTGAGTCTTCTTATAAAGTGAGCCACTTTTAATATCAAAATCATAAATAAAAGGTGAACCCATCGGGGTCATAACAACAGCGTTATAAATATTTTTCGTTTCACTGCTTTCTTTAAAAGGAACATCAAAAAAGGCATTGAGACGCATCTCTTTAGTCTGACTGAGATAGCGATACTTTTTATCGACATCAAACCACGTTCCCCTCGGAACACTTTTTCTCAACTTTAATGCCCCGCCTGCACAGGCCATTAAAAAAATGCATGAAAGAGTGAGAATTAAAATCCTTTTCAATTGACAACCCACTGTTAATGATTCAAAATTACTATACTTTTTGGCCTCGTGACGAAATTGGTAGACGTAGTGGATTTAAAATCCGCGGGACTTTAGTCCGTGCCGGTTCGAGTCCGGCCGAGGCCACCAACCCATCCCTTGTCTGATCCAAATCTCCATGAAATTATTATGACATGAAATATTGGATCTTCATAGGGTTGTATCTTCATGTCACATTCAAATAACGATTCACTTTCTAATAAATTTCAAATGATGTTTGAAAGGTATTGCTCGTACATTCATTCACTCGAAAAGATTAGCAACAAGGATGTCGACAAGTTGATTCACTTTGAAACAACACTTGAATCACTCTTAGAGTTCGATGTTTTAAAAGAAGAGAACTTCATTTTTCAAACCCAAAAAGATCTCTATAACCAAGAGAGCTATATCAGCGAGCAACTCAACACTCTTGCCCTCAACACATCCTTCTTTGAATGGAAAACAATACTTGATCAAATTGAACCCCGCGAGACACTGTGTGACCTTGGATCGGGCTACAGCAAAGGTACACTCCTCTCAAACTTACTCGATCAATGGACTGTCCACTCTTTGGAGCTAGTTGAAAGACGAGTTGAAGTGGCAACAAAGGCCCTTAAAAAAGCAACCCATGATACAAGTCGAATAAGAGGTTCTATTAAAAGATCAGATCTTTTAAAAGATTCATTTCCAATATGTGATAACTACTTTCTCTATCTTCCCTGTGGAGAACTTCTCGAACATCTTCTTGATGGCCTAGAGAAATTATCTCAAACTAATAATCTTCAAATTATTGCTATAGAATCTCATGGAGATCTCATCAATACGCTTAAGCGTTGCTCTTGGTTAGAATTGGATAGATCTATAAAAATGAAGATGCCACGACATGATCAAATGCTCTATTTTTTTAAACCCAGAGAAATCTCCTCTCGCCTAGAAGAAAAAAGAGAATTAGATAAAAAAGTTAAATCCCTTATTGATGAACTCAATAAAAAAAAGAAAATCAATCTCACTCTTGAACTTGATGAATTTTGCCAATTAAAAAAACACTCAGATAGCGATACGCAATTAATCATTCAAGACGATGATCATCTATGGCTATGTGACCTTAGCTCCAGTGTTCCCTGTCACCTTGATGCGAGACATGTTTACTTGGAATCAACTTATCCAAAAAGAAGATTTCTTCTTTCAAAATGCACGGGACTTCTCATTCCAGATGGAAAATTAAAAAAGATTGTGAATGAGAGAAGATTAGAAAATCAAATTAGAAAGATAATTATTGAACCGCAAAAGCTTATTGAATACAAAAATGGGCAAAGAAAAAAGGCCAGCTTTTAACTGGCCCTCTGCTTATTCTTTACAATTTAATTCGTAATTAATCTCTGGCGTTACATAAGAAAGTTTATAACGACCATTGGGATCAAGAGAGCCCGTTGAAAGGTTTCCATATTGATAAGTAGGGGCCAGTGTAATCATTGCTGTGATTCTTCCATCAACATACATAACAGAGGCATATGCATCTTCAATATCAACAGATAATTTTTCTCCACCAGGAATGCTCACTGGTTCAAGTTTTTTAGAAATCTTTCTAAAAATACTTCCACTATTATCTCTTTTAACGATTGAACAATCTAAGGCCATAGTACTTAATGAACCTAGTGTAAGAAGTGAAATGATAAATATTTTTTTCATTGTGAGCTCCTTTAGCAACGACTTAAAGGGCCATCATGAAAGATAAATAAAATTTGCGCCAGAGATCTTGAAAAAATAACAATTATTTTTAAGAAGATAAAAAAAAGAGGCCTTTTCAGACCTCTTTTCAG from Halobacteriovorax sp. GB3 includes:
- a CDS encoding NAD(P)-dependent oxidoreductase, yielding MAEVVRTTKRFKVIRKRVSEYQGNNFKQFEKDHLEIIPEIDYIWSEDGSNEQGPLILITNSQTDIEQFSDEELAKTELLIHPNSGHDNLTKEFVEKVNFPIILGNPIRSHAVVNYIMSALFKHFVHFEHQKEWDPNREWNRSLLKEKNILLIGYGHIGKLVHQSLGPLVKDIHIYDPDKGHSELKLEDRNIVIVAASLNPTSHGLIDKKFLNSLPTDFVLINPARGKIVNQLELMEVFSKNKRATAYLDVFENEPYSSLDFLGLNNIMTTSHIAGVYSGLNSEIVKYEFDVINKFIEYYDDLNAFKEHFSDLLLQNKLRGDYFL
- a CDS encoding arginase family protein; protein product: MKNKILKDKMNAYLCPPGNGVFTVNTAKERKEVLHKKIYGQTQEIETQWQKSLENLDESSKACILGICSDTGGGILRGANWGPLFLRLQLLNDYPELVTQDLGDVRVIPHLLHDKYLNDPTIANCRKALYGEDNSSLPVSSLSIAEDFVSSFYENYPKKGLFSIGGDHSVSYPLVKSYLQSRKKQGIKAAVIHFDAHTDLLVERLGIDICFGSWATHILGDLESPDLLFQIGIRSSGRPKEHWESTFGVRQFWANEVLKQGPSAISAAILKSLKEQNVDELYVSFDIDALDAKYASATGTPEIGGLAPHDAMVILKELEKEFPIKSADMVEIAPFLATENADQSEPDSTLAVGASLSAFMIEAINRANT
- the aat gene encoding leucyl/phenylalanyl-tRNA--protein transferase, coding for MPILKFPPLVQADENGLLAIGGDLSIDSLLLAYMHGIFPWPINDEYPLAWFSPDPRGLIELKDFHLPRSLKKFLKKCDYQITYNQAFKEVMLKCQELTNRTDQDGTWITEEILKAYHDLFLAGFAYSVECWSDGELIGGLYGVKINRYFSGESMFYRKENASKVVLYSLCQKLDELGVEFLDTQMVTPVVASLGGREMDRDEFIKRLQSAIARPLESDF
- a CDS encoding 4Fe-4S binding protein yields the protein MILDKDLYQERGALAAFKETIILFFRDLFYLVTKNKRTPEFLSSLDFRGIPKKKTPLYCKDCQVCVDICPTNALELKQTNLYLDVEKCIYCQDCVDFCPDKILISSTESSFCSHGENKEFIINLDRESDEG
- a CDS encoding NADH-quinone oxidoreductase subunit C, which translates into the protein MLASLETALKERFKEKYQLGELQSKLTVDQFEKSIFYELKNTYGFIQLADVATFESQIYFVLVNLEFHKKLIVTFPLNHHYRESISDIYPSASWYEREYVNQFIISDHKKLSPLFVSKEHPELNGFKRDLSVSEEIELSREYLEVGPLGPHGQNIAKIGLELDGDRICRLEFLPGFHRIALEDSLRTKSYLQIPSLLESYFAPYSVEYAFSWYHAIELKLNLSITERAQAIRMVLLELSRISGHLYVFERVFSQFKVDIESFQLLGFKNSIHSLFNAYNKSQYGEGIIKLGGVCSDLPVGWISKCLSVLSELSKSLHLLKRSFTNSNHWMSKTKTFEIEATDALSYGLTGPSLRSSGINYDLRKVDPFYFYNEVQFEIPLGINGTNYDRYLVRLEEIFQSIQIILQVLDNLPLGESQTGPLRDLEELRKVDREQYIEKVRQGIVVESDLFYSSIEGTNGELGQMFIGPISKNSPAMVKLRTPSYSQLQSLETLLKDASLVDLSTSFSIFGIETREVDR